In Amycolatopsis methanolica 239, a single genomic region encodes these proteins:
- a CDS encoding benzaldehyde dehydrogenase, whose amino-acid sequence MSFLDDEKWTGRVFTGSWERATGGDAAVIEPATGDELGRVGIASPQDLAASAAKATEAQRAWAATSFQERAAVLRRAGDLWQQHAAELKDWLIRESGSIPGKADFELHVAAQECYEAAALPSHPTGEVLPSEAPRLSMARRMPAGVVGVIAPFNAPLILSIRSVAPALALGNSVVLKPDPRTAVCGGVALARVFEEAGLPAGVLHVLPGGPDVGAALVEDKHVRVISFTGSTAAGRAVGESAGRHLKRAHLELGGNSALIVLDDADLEQAMSAAAWGSFFHQGQICMTTGRHLVHASLYDEYVDRLAEKAEHLPVGNPFTDQVALGPIIDAKQRDKIHGLVTSSVDAGAKVAAGGTYEDLFYRATVLAGAGPSVPAYDQEVFGPVAPVAKFTSLDEAAKLASESEYGLSLGIITADVAKGLALADRIPTGIAHINDQTVNDEALAPFGGVFDSGTGSRFGGPAANIEAFTETRWITMRGDVAGYPF is encoded by the coding sequence GTGAGCTTTCTCGACGACGAGAAGTGGACCGGACGCGTCTTCACCGGCAGTTGGGAGCGCGCGACGGGCGGCGACGCGGCCGTCATCGAGCCCGCGACCGGCGACGAACTGGGGCGCGTCGGCATCGCCTCGCCCCAGGACCTGGCGGCCTCCGCGGCCAAGGCGACCGAGGCGCAGCGCGCCTGGGCGGCGACCTCCTTCCAGGAACGCGCCGCGGTCCTGCGCCGCGCCGGCGACCTCTGGCAGCAGCACGCCGCCGAGCTGAAGGACTGGCTGATCCGCGAGTCCGGCAGCATTCCCGGCAAGGCCGACTTCGAACTGCACGTCGCCGCGCAGGAGTGCTACGAGGCCGCCGCGCTGCCCTCCCACCCGACGGGCGAGGTCCTGCCGAGCGAGGCGCCGCGGCTGAGCATGGCCCGCCGCATGCCTGCCGGTGTGGTGGGCGTGATCGCGCCGTTCAACGCGCCGCTGATCCTGTCGATCCGCTCGGTCGCGCCGGCGCTGGCGCTGGGCAACAGCGTCGTGCTCAAGCCGGACCCCCGCACCGCGGTCTGCGGTGGCGTGGCGCTGGCCCGGGTCTTCGAGGAGGCCGGGCTGCCCGCCGGGGTGCTGCACGTCCTGCCGGGCGGCCCGGACGTCGGCGCCGCGCTGGTCGAGGACAAGCACGTCCGCGTCATCTCGTTCACCGGTTCGACCGCCGCGGGCCGCGCGGTCGGCGAGTCCGCGGGCCGCCATCTCAAGCGCGCCCACCTGGAGCTGGGCGGCAACTCGGCGCTGATCGTGCTCGACGACGCCGACCTGGAGCAGGCGATGAGCGCCGCGGCGTGGGGCTCGTTCTTCCACCAGGGCCAGATCTGCATGACCACCGGGCGGCACCTGGTGCACGCCTCGCTCTACGACGAGTACGTGGACCGCCTCGCGGAGAAGGCCGAGCACCTGCCGGTGGGCAACCCGTTCACCGACCAGGTCGCGCTCGGCCCGATCATCGACGCCAAGCAGCGCGACAAGATCCACGGCCTGGTGACGTCCAGTGTGGACGCCGGGGCGAAGGTCGCCGCGGGCGGCACCTACGAAGACCTCTTCTACCGCGCCACCGTGCTCGCCGGCGCCGGCCCCTCGGTGCCCGCCTACGACCAGGAGGTGTTCGGCCCGGTCGCCCCGGTCGCGAAGTTCACCAGCCTGGACGAGGCCGCGAAGCTCGCGTCGGAGAGCGAGTACGGGCTGTCGCTGGGCATCATCACCGCGGACGTGGCGAAGGGACTGGCGCTGGCCGACCGGATCCCGACCGGCATCGCGCACATCAACGACCAGACGGTCAACGACGAGGCCCTGGCCCCGTTCGGCGGCGTGTTCGACTCCGGCACCGGCTCCCGCTTCGGCGGACCGGCGGCGAACATCGAGGCGTTCACCGAGACCCGCTGGATCACGATGCGCGGCGACGTCGCCGGCTACCCGTTCTGA
- a CDS encoding Na+/H+ antiporter, with product MIVAVELAVLVAVVLVVTGIAQRLNWSPPLCLVLIGVAASFFPGVPDYHLDPEVVLIGLLPPLLYATAIRTPLFDFRANRVPIAALSVGLVVFTTLVVGLVVWLIVPGIPLAAGFALGAVVAPPDAVAATAVARRVGMPRRIVRILEGESLLNDAAALVSLRTAIAAIAGAVSIWEVGGDFLLAAGGGVAVGALIGWAASLLRRRLTDPVMDTAWSLVIPFLAYLPAEAIHGSGVVAVVVAGLIMGHQTPKLLSGPSRLASRLNWHTVQFLLENVVFLLIGLQVRRIVEEVGDSRLAWWELTLICAGVLAATILARIVWVFGYGFVARMGPGERTPWSYFAVISWAGMRGVVTLAAAFVLPDDTPQRAVLVLAAFVVVAGTLLLHGMTLPGLVRRLRLPPPNPAEDALQEAALLHDMTSAGLARLEEIRRPADPPEVIDRLRDKQSYRSDSAWENLGRLSSLEETPSDAYRRLRAEMLAAERDVLLTARDRGTADDEVLRRVMDGLDIEESLLERPEEEPGMERELETPEATAGTCEHLEKARVPETDAEGCVDCLREGSSWVHLRLCLECGHVGCCDSSPRKHATQHFHDTRHPVIRSYEPGENWRWCFVDGIVG from the coding sequence ATGATCGTCGCCGTCGAGCTGGCCGTGCTGGTGGCCGTCGTCCTCGTCGTCACCGGCATCGCGCAGCGCCTCAACTGGTCGCCGCCGCTGTGCCTGGTGCTGATCGGCGTCGCGGCGTCGTTCTTCCCCGGCGTGCCGGACTACCACCTCGACCCCGAGGTCGTCCTGATCGGCCTGCTGCCGCCGCTGCTGTACGCCACCGCGATCCGCACACCGCTGTTCGACTTCCGAGCCAACCGCGTGCCGATCGCGGCCCTGTCCGTCGGCCTGGTCGTGTTCACCACGCTCGTCGTCGGCCTGGTCGTGTGGCTCATCGTGCCCGGCATTCCGCTGGCGGCCGGGTTCGCGCTCGGCGCGGTCGTCGCGCCGCCGGACGCGGTCGCCGCCACCGCGGTCGCCCGCCGGGTCGGCATGCCGCGTCGCATCGTGCGGATCCTGGAGGGCGAAAGCCTGCTCAACGACGCGGCCGCACTCGTGTCGCTGCGCACGGCCATCGCCGCGATCGCCGGGGCGGTCAGCATCTGGGAGGTCGGCGGCGACTTCCTGCTCGCCGCGGGCGGGGGCGTCGCGGTCGGCGCGCTGATCGGGTGGGCGGCGAGCCTGCTGCGCCGCCGCCTGACCGACCCGGTGATGGACACCGCGTGGTCGCTCGTCATCCCGTTCCTGGCCTACCTGCCCGCCGAGGCCATCCACGGCTCCGGGGTGGTGGCGGTCGTGGTAGCCGGGCTGATCATGGGGCACCAGACGCCGAAGCTGCTGTCCGGGCCGTCCCGGCTGGCCAGCAGACTGAACTGGCACACCGTCCAGTTCCTGCTGGAGAACGTCGTCTTCCTGCTCATCGGGCTGCAGGTGCGGCGCATCGTCGAGGAGGTCGGCGACTCCCGGCTCGCGTGGTGGGAGCTGACGCTGATCTGCGCCGGGGTGCTGGCCGCGACCATCCTCGCCCGGATCGTGTGGGTGTTCGGGTACGGGTTCGTGGCACGGATGGGGCCGGGCGAACGCACCCCGTGGTCGTACTTCGCGGTGATCTCGTGGGCCGGGATGCGCGGCGTGGTCACGCTCGCCGCCGCGTTCGTGCTCCCGGACGACACCCCGCAGCGTGCGGTCCTGGTGCTGGCGGCGTTCGTCGTCGTGGCCGGAACGCTGCTGCTGCACGGGATGACCCTGCCCGGCCTGGTGCGCCGCCTGCGCCTGCCGCCGCCCAACCCGGCGGAGGACGCGCTGCAGGAGGCCGCGCTGCTGCACGACATGACGTCCGCGGGCCTGGCCCGGCTGGAGGAGATCCGCCGCCCGGCCGACCCGCCCGAGGTCATCGACCGGTTGCGGGACAAGCAGTCCTACCGGTCGGACTCGGCGTGGGAGAACCTCGGCAGGCTCAGCTCGCTGGAGGAGACCCCCAGCGACGCGTACCGTCGGCTGCGTGCCGAGATGCTCGCGGCCGAGCGGGACGTCCTGCTCACCGCGCGGGACCGGGGCACCGCCGACGACGAGGTGCTCCGGCGGGTGATGGACGGACTGGACATCGAGGAGTCGCTGCTGGAGCGCCCCGAGGAGGAGCCGGGCATGGAACGTGAGCTGGAGACCCCCGAGGCCACGGCGGGCACCTGCGAGCACCTGGAGAAGGCACGCGTGCCGGAGACCGACGCCGAGGGCTGCGTCGACTGCCTCCGCGAGGGCTCGTCGTGGGTGCACCTGCGGCTGTGCCTGGAGTGCGGGCACGTCGGCTGCTGCGACTCGTCGCCGCGCAAGCACGCCACACAGCACTTCCACGACACGCGTCACCCGGTGATCCGCAGCTACGAGCCCGGCGAGAACTGGCGCTGGTGCTTCGTGGACGGGATCGTCGGATGA
- a CDS encoding helix-turn-helix domain-containing protein, with translation MASDRPASPSVDRALTVLETLVEAGEGLTLTALARATAIPLATCASIVYTLESRGYARRRIVGRSHFWRATPRLYEVAAPLAAEATAARSR, from the coding sequence ATGGCGTCGGACAGACCGGCATCCCCCTCGGTCGACCGCGCGCTGACCGTGCTGGAGACCCTCGTCGAGGCCGGTGAGGGCCTCACCCTCACCGCGCTCGCGCGGGCGACGGCCATCCCGCTCGCCACGTGCGCCTCGATCGTCTACACCCTGGAAAGCCGCGGGTACGCCCGCCGCCGGATCGTCGGCCGCAGCCACTTCTGGCGCGCCACCCCCCGCCTCTACGAGGTCGCCGCCCCGCTGGCGGCCGAGGCGACGGCGGCGCGGTCCCGATGA